DNA from Triticum aestivum cultivar Chinese Spring chromosome 7D, IWGSC CS RefSeq v2.1, whole genome shotgun sequence:
ACCAGCCCCGTCCGCCCGCTCCACCTCCGACGGCTGGCCGCAAGCGGCTCCACTGCGAGGCATGTGGTGGTGGGGTTGAGTGTCAACTCTGCGGCATCGAGGGGCACTTGGCGTCTCGCTGCCATCGTCGCTTTAAACGAGATTTTCTTGGCATTGGGAACAATGGGAAGGGCAATGAGAAGCAAGCTGCTCTCGCTACACCGGATCCCGGGTTCACTCCTTCATACTCGGTGGATCCTGCCTGGTACATGGATATAGGCGCTACGGACCATTTGACGAGTCAGCTTGACAAGCTGGCCACTCGCCAGCCCTACACCGGTCACGATCAGGTCCGCACGGCCAATGGATCAGGTATGCCCATCTCACAtgttggtcaagcatctcttctttCACGTACCACTAAAACCTTGCATCTGCTTGATGTCCttcgtgttccctcagtcacacgtagtttactctcggttcctaaattaactcgtgacaacaatgtgtttgttgagtttcacccttTCCATTTTTTTGTTAAGGACTGGGACACGAGGGACGTTCTTCTTAGTGGTCGAGCTCGCGACGGCTTATACGCACTTGATATGCCACGAGTCTCTCAAGTTTTCAGTGGTGTTCGGGTGTCGTCGTCGCAGTGGCACTCTCGCCTTGGCCACCCCGCTACTCCCATTGTGCGCCATGTGCTTCATCGCCATCATCTTCCTGTTGAGTCGAGTAATAAGGAGTTtctagtgtgtgatgcttgtcaacaaggcaagagtcatcagttgCCTTTTTCTGTATCAAGTCGTGTTGTCACggctcctcttgagcttgtgttttcagacgtgtggggctatgcccaaacttctgttagtggtcacaactattatgtcagtttcatcgatgctttcagtcgctttacttggatttatcttattaagcgcaaatctgatgtgtttcatgtctttatgcaatttcaagcacatgttgaacgattgcttaagcacaaaattatccatgtccagtcagactgggggggtGAGTATCGTAACCTTAACACCTTCTTTCAGAAGCTTGGCATCTCACACCacgtgtcttgtcctcatacacatcagcagaacagTGCAGCTGAGCGCAAACACCGTCACATAGTTGAAACTAGCCTGACACTTCTTGCACATGCCTCTGTCCCGTTTCGGTTCTGGAGCGATGCTTTTGTTACTGCCTGTTTTTTGATAAACAGGATTCCCACACGACGCCTTCACATGAAGTCTCCACTCGAAGTGTTGCTTAATGAAACTCCAGATTACTCCCTCCTCAAAGTGTTCGGCTGTGCGTGTTGGCCGCATCTTCGTTCGTACAATAAGCATAAACTTGAGTATCGATCTAAACAATGTGTGTTTCTTGGGTACAGTCCTCTCCACAAAGGTTACAAGTGTCTTCACATCCCGTCAAATCGTGTTTACATTTCTCGTGATGTTGTGTTCGATGAGACTGTCTTCCCGTTTTCCACACTCACATCACCCACCAATGCTCCCGTCACTGAGTTGCACTCTTTTCCAGttttgcctgatcaatttgtggatgctgcatattctcctctgttgttgcctaaccatggtgcagggacTGGACGAGGCGCTCGACTTGAGCTTCTGGATGATGATATGGCCACAACTGCGCCAGTTGCTGCCACGCTGGATGAGGCGCTCGACGAGGCTGCCCCCGCCACTACCCCGCTTGACCCCGACGTCGATCACGCGTGCATGCCCCATGCACGAGGATCCGACGGGGTGACCAAGTCGCCGGGGCCAGCGGCCTCGCTGTCGCCTGGACCGGCCGAACCTGCGGAGCTGTCGCCTGGGCCGTCTGGACCCGCGGCGCTCTCCCCTGAGCCGGAGGCCTCGCAGGTCACCGAGTCTTCATCGCCTGGTCCGTCGACGCCGATCACGCCCGGTCTGTCTTCGCCGACCCTGACCGTGCCACCGGATGCGCCCGTTGACTCACCCGCCGGTGTGTCCTCCTCGCCACTGATGAATAGTGGCTCCTCTGGTATGGCAGCTCCAGCGCCACCTCCGCCTGTCGTCCTGCGTCCCCATACTCGCAGCAAAAGTGGCATCTTCCAACCGATGAAGCGCACTGACGGCACTGTCGCCTGGCTTGCAGCCTGTGTGGCACATGCTGAGGCTGACCCAACGACTGAACCACGACATTTTCGAGCGGCGCTTGGCATCCCGCATTGGCGTGCTGCGATGGAGCAGGAGATTCATGCCTTTCAAAGAAACAACACTTGGCGTCTTGTTCCACCTCCATCTGGTGTTAATATCATTGACTCTAAATGGGTattcaaggtgaagaaacatgctGATGGCTCCATTGAGAGGTACAAGACGCCTGGTTGCCAAGGGGTTCAAACAACGGTATGGCATTGATTATGAAGACACATTCAGTCCTGTTATTAAACCAACTACTATTCGTGTTCTTCTCTCTTTGGCTGTTACTCGCGGATGGTCGCTTCGACAGCTTGATGTTGAGAATGCCTTTCTCCATggagttctggaagaagaggtttatatgcgtcagccgccAGGTTTTGTTGACCCTGCTCAGCCACATCATTTATGTCGTCTTGTCAAAGCTCTCTACGGTTTGAAGCAGGCCCCGCGTGCATGGCATGCCCGTCTTGGCGCTGCTCTTCGTGCGCATGGGTTTGTTCCTTCTACAGCAGACacgtctctgtttattctacagcgacctgaggtgactatgtacattctggtatatgttgatgacatcatccttGTCAGTTCGTCTGCTTCTGCTACAGACCGGCTTGTGTCCTCTCTTGGTGCTGAGTTTGCTGTTAAGGATCTTGGGAGACTGCATTATTTTCTGGGCCTAGAGGTTCTTCATTCTGATGGTGGCTTgactcttactcagaagaagtactctcAGGATCTCCTGCGTCGTGCCGGTATGTTGCAGTGCAAGTCTGCTACGACTCCCATGTCTGCTACAGACAAACTGACAGCTCTTGCTGGTGACTTGCTTGCTCCTGAGGATGCCACAGAGTACCGCAGCATTGTGGGTGGACTGCAGTACTTGCTCATTACTCGATCAGACATATCATTTGCAGTTAACCGtgtgtgccagtatcttcatgcaCCACGTGATTCTCACTGGTCAGCTGTTAAGCGCATCTTGCGCTATGTTCGTCACACTGGGTCATATGGTCTCCATCTTCAGCCTGCGCGTTCTGGactgatctcagcattctctgatgccgactgggctggttgtcctgatgatcggcgatccacgggggacatgctgtgttctttgggcctaacttgatcgcctggcaaGCTCGCAAGCAAGCTACGGTGTCCCGGAGTAGTACCGAAGCTGAGTACAAAGCTGTTGCTAATGCCACAGCTAAGATCATGTGGGTGCAGTCATTGCTTCGAGAGTTGAAGGTCTCCCCAACTCAGccgcctgttctttggtgtgataacatcgatGCAACATACCTTTCGtccaatccagtatttcatgcccgaacgaagcacatcgaagttgactatcattttgtgagtGAACGTGTTGCTCAGAAGCTCCTTCAGATTAAGTTTATTTCTTCTAAGGATCAGCTTgctgatattttcactaaacccttgcccttgccttcttttgaaggatgtcgtcgcaatcttaaccttctgagtgtttcaggacatagttaagattgagggagggtgttagactaagtatatattagatatacgtgttgtaacacaacttgtatttgtacggttccctcttataaatatatgacagccgtacccaccaagggtatcgagcattgttccaaaccctaaTACGTCTAACACTCTCTGAGGCGAGACGAGGCGGGCGGAGCAGgattgggtggcggcggcggcggcagcaaccCTAGCCGGCACTCGGGGTGGGAAGAACGAGCCCCTTTCGTTCGGCCTCCACCGCTTTTCTCTTGTCTTTTAATTTTCCTTGCACCCAGCCGCTTCTCTCCTTTTCACCTCCGCACAGTAATAAGGGACACGTGGATTACCTCCTCGCTAACCCCATCTGCGCACGTTAATGTTTTTAATGCCTCTTACTGTCAGAAGACACTTCTCTTTACCTAGTGGTCATTTTTTACACTCGGCTCAGGTGGTCTTTCTCGAGTGTTTTTCGTGGGCACTCGGTTGAGGTTGCTGCTTGCCGAGTGCACAAACATAACGCACTCGATGATTTTTGTAGGACTAatacaaggttgtcagaatcgcgatacgatccaaactaacccctctgattTTACGATTTTAATCTCTAAAATCTACATTTCTATGAtcttgatagtgaagattctacaatTTGCAATCCTACCATcaaagctccgatccgattcagaaTCACGATTACATAAATTTGAATCGGGGTTTAGCACAGGATGTTAAGTTGCTGTGTTTGCATGCGGCTGTTTGGTACGGACATactcactatatatatatatatacctacagATAGCAGCAGCTGATCGATCAGACATGTGTGTATTGTCACCTTCCTTTTTACGTCCTCATACATACTCACACGTGCATAGGCATGGCCAGCTCGTCAGCGTTGGCGTTCACCGTGAGGAGGAAGCCTGCGGTGCTGGTGCCGCCCGCGGCACCTTCGCCGCGGGACCTGAAGAGGCTCTCCGACATCGACGACCAGGACGGGCTCCGCTTCCAAGTCCCCATCAGCCACTTcttccggcaacacgacggcgaGGACGACGACCCGGCGCCTGTACTACGCGGTGCCATAGCGGCGGTGCTCGTGCACTACTACCCGTTCGTGGggcggctgagggagctcgagGGCCGCAAGCTCGCCATCGACTGCACCGGCAAGGGCGTGCTGTTCGTCGAGGCTGACGCCGACGTCCGCCTTGACCAGTTTGATGCGGCCCTAGGGCCGTCCTTCCCGTGCCTCGACGACCTCCTATTCGATGTCCCCGGCTCCTCTGGTATCCTCGACTGCCCGCTCCTCCTTTTCCAGGTATGCTTTCGTCAACTTTCTGTTGGAACTCGCCCACAtaatcgatcacatcaaatcaggATGAACGCGTGCACACAAAAACTTTGGCCAAGGGCACGTGTCGTGCCccttctttttattcctttttctgttttctctACACGATACAACTTTCACGCAGccctggtatatatatatatatatatatatatatatatatatatatatatatatatatatatatatatatatatatatatatatgcagccTCCAGGACCAATGCCTAGCCGACCCAAACTAGCTAGTCCTACTCGAACACAATCACCAAACTCCTAACCGGACTCAACCATGTTACTTTCCTAATCTAATGACCGGCAACGCTGATCACAATTACTAACTCTACTAGGACTCTAGCCTATTACTCCACGGCAACCTGCCTAGTTATTTTCTAAATTAACATGGACACCAAAAGCTGACTTACACGTTTGACTTTTGGATACGTACTAAGACAAGATTACTGCTAACACTTTCGACTTTGGTAAACCTCAAAAAAACAGTCGAGACTTTTCATAAAAGATGCACTGGATTATAAACGGAAAAAATGCACTTTTCAGAACCGGCGGAGACTTTAATAACCATCTAAAATGTACCCTAACTATATAACGTGTTGTCCCGCATGCATGCAGGTGACACGGCTCGCTTGCGGCGGCTTCGTCATGGCTGTGAGGATACAGCACACGATGGCAGATGGGCTGGGGATGGTGCAGCTCCTAGGTGCTATCGCAGAGCTGGCTCGGGGTGCGCCGGCGCCAACAGTGCGACCGGTGTGGGGGCGCGAGCTGCTGCAGGCGCCGCTGCTGCTGAACGATGATGTACTACTCCCATCACGCTTTGCGCACCGTGAGTACGATAATGTGATGGACATTAATGGCGCCATTGTGCCCTTTGAATTCATGGTGCACCGCTTCTTCATTGGGTGGCGGGAGATCTACGCCATCCGATCCCATCTCCCATTGGCTCTCAGTCGCGACGCTACCAACTTTGAGGTCATCATGGGGTGCCTGTGGAGGTGCCGCACGGCAGCTCTGGCCCCCAGCGCTGATGAGGAAATGAGGATGATCTGTACCGTCAACATCCGTGGCAAAAAAAACACTATCATCCCCGTCGGCTACTATGGCAATGCCTTCGCGACCCCCGTCGCCATCTCCACTGCCGGTGACTTGCTCGCCAACCCTGTGAGCTACGCCGTGGAGCTGGTGATGAAGGCGAAGCGGGAGGTGGATGTGGAGTACATCCTCTCCGTGGCAGCGCTCATGGCACAACGCGGACGACCACACTTTGCGGTGGCGCACGGCTACCTCGTCTCGGACGTGACCAAGTTTGGATTCTGTGACCTTGACTTCGGCTGGGGCAAGCCAGTGTATGCCGGTCCAGCGGAGGGTGGAGTCGTCGCCATACCAGGCGTCGCCAGCTTCTTCATTGCTTTAAGGAACGCGATGGGCGAGGAGGGTATCGCAGTCCCGGTGTGCATGCCCGGCCACACCATGGACAAGTTCGTTAACGAGATGGGCAAGCTCATGCGCCCGGAATTGACTGACACGTTTTCCAAGATGTGATCTGCCATCTGAGTTGAATCGTCATCTGCTATCACGGTTTCAATTGACCATCAAAGCTTGTACCTGAAATCTCGACCGGCTAGAGGCTTCTGCGTTTAGTCACTTTTTTCTTTACCAAACGATGTGAGCATGATTTAAATAATTAATAAAGATAGCTATGATGACCTCCCCCTCAAATTTTTTGAGAATACTATATATCTAGGGTGGTGCTGCGCGTCGGCCGGCgaatcttttaaaaagatccgccCGCTTGATGGCCGTTTGATCTTGCGTTATCCAACGACCCACCTCCGTCCTCACTACTGCAACAAAGACCATGTTGCAGAAGTCTTTGTAACAAAGCTCGTGTTGCAGAAACATTTGTAATATAGTTCTTTTTTCCAGCTTCATCTTTTTGCAACAGAGATGATGTTGTAGGAAGAACTTCTGCAACATGGATGATGTTGCAGAATTTATTTTGTAACGAAAGGATGTCGCAGCGCACCGCTGTTGTTGCCGTTGCCGATTTGCAACTCCGCCGTTGTTGCAGAAACTCATCGCGCGTGCGTCCGCACGGCTTGACGGGCATGGGCGGCTTCTGCTACGCGAGGTCGATCTGACGGTGTCGCAGAACTTCTGTGACGGGGACCTCCGGTCTGGATCACGCCGCGGCGGAGGTGGCATGGCTCTTTCCATTGACACCTGGGTGGCTTTCACAGCGACCACTCGGGCCCAGCCGCCCCGCCATGGTCGGGAGGCCACTGCCAGCGGAGGTTGTGTCGTCCTCGTTGCCCTCCCTGACGCGGTTCCTTCCTGGTGGGCCTGCAAAGGACCGCTTGTTGCGGTATGCCTTTTGAAACTGGTGCCTAATTGCAAGAATATAGTATGTGGCTAGCGTTTCAGTGAAGATAAGGACGAGGGAGAGATGCGGTGCATGGGCCCATAATGACGAGTGGAAGACATAGGACGTGGTGGACGTCGGACAAAAGATCGGCCAGTTGAGCACCAGCTTTTCCCATACATCTTTATCAACACCCATATATAGTGTGAGAATAACTTGCGTGGTCATCCATTGGATCTACTTCATGTAACGGCTGAGAATTGGCAAACCCAAGAGTTGTAGCCATCAGAGCAATTCTTGTGTTGTGCCAGATCCTTCCACGTGGTCTTAGCCTGCTTGGCGTGGACCCCCTAAAGCTTTCCACACATATTTATTTTATTTCCATGTCATGTTTTAATGTTGAGTCTGAACAAGCAACAATAAAGAGATTGGCCCATATCACATGAGCACAATTAAAAAATATATTAGGGGTGTGGAAAAAAAGCCGCGACAAAGAAAAAACATTGTAAACTAATGATAACCCAAGAGTAGGGGATCAGGTGAGAtttatattctctcaagttctatcaaccactgatacaactctacgtgcAATGTTTTCTTTACCTAGATACAAGAAATaaactactttgtaggtgtaatgggATATATTTACATGATAATAAAGAACGTGGAAATAAAagtgaaataaaataaatatagcgattgtggaaaagtggtggttggATGTGCGGAATTTTCTCTATGAAATTTATAACTAAACAGATAACCGTCATTGCTGTTTTATGTGTGGGAAAGGCCTCTACTATCCCTTTCTGAGAATTTTATGCACTTACCATTGGAACTATTAGTAAGTATCTGCAACTACTAATGAGTTCATTAAGGTAAGCCCAACCCTAGCATTAAGATAAAGTTGGTCCATGTTCATCCCATATGCAACGACTCGCGAACTGGGGTTGAGGTTTCTATCACTCCGGCAATCCCGCATAAGATAAATTTatcacatattgcaacaccctaaagcGTAATCCATATATGTGTGTGCTTATATGAtgagcaccaaaggacaacaaaaaataaaataaaacatgtcACTCTAACCTATCATGATCACCAAATAACCTATAGGACAAAAAGAAATTACTCACACATAATAGCGATGAGGCAATACATTGGATAAAATATATAGCATCAAGAACCATATTCATGTAGAGGGTTAcaacgggatgcgggagagtgggccGATGAATAAAGAGGGAGGAAGGTGAGGCAGGTGTTGATGAAGACAACGAAGTTGATGGAGATGGTCGCCATGACGATGGTTCCCCTAGCGGCTCTCTGGcaccactgggagagaggggggagagggcctCCTGCTTCTTCTACTTTTCCTTGGCCTTCCCCCAAGATTGGAGAAGGATTGCCCTACTGGTCCTTGGCCGCCATGGCTCCGCTTCCAAGTCCCCATCATCCACTTCTTCCGGCAACACGACGGCCAGGACGACGACCCTGCGCCTGTACTACGCGGCGCCATAGCGGCGGTGCTCGTGCAATACTACCCATTCACGGGGTGGCTGAGGGAGCTCGAGGGCCGCAAGCTCGCCGTCGACTGCACCGGCGAGGGCGTGCTGTTCATTGAGGCTGACGCCAACGTCCGCCTTGACCAGTTTGATGCGGCCCTGGGTCGCCCTTCCCGTGCCTCAACGAGCTCCTATTCGATGTCCCCGGCTCCTCTAGTATCCTCGACTGCCCGCTCCTCCTTTTCCAGGTATGCTTTCGTCAACTTTCGACTTTGGTAAACCTCAAAAAAACAGTCGAGACTTTTCACAAAAAATGCACTGGATTATAAACGGAAAAAATGCACTTTTCAGAACCGGCTGAGACTTTTAATAACCATCTAAAATCTTATAtcttatcttatatttactaattggaggcacctttcaagccttctcattaatccacatcatcaaaaatAATTACACCGTTGGATTATAGAATTTACTCTAAGATAAGAGAAGAACTTACATAACACAGATGGTCCAAAAAAACATCTGACACGTTCAATGTTGGTGAAGGAAAATAAGAAAATCACCCTTGGTTCCTTAAAAAAGGTTAGACTCCTTCAATAAAAACTCCAcggataaaaaaggaaaaaaatagcagATTGTCTGTCAACTTACGTGACACAGATGGTCCAACATCtgacacgtttaacatttttttagATGGACACATtcaatcttttttttttgagaacagATAAATTCAACGTTGGTGAAAGAAGATAAGGAAAGCATCATTTTTTTCTCATAAATATGGTTAGACTCCTTCCATAAAATTCCACggatgaaaaggaaaaaaaatagcagATTGCATCTGACACGTTCAACTGTAGCGTCGGTTCCTTTTCTAAGTATAGCCTCCTTCCTTTTCAAACAAAATGGATAGTCTCCTTCCATATAGACTCAACGGGtgaaaaggaaagaaataacaGATTGCATTTGACACGTTTAGTTTTGATGAAACAAAAGGAAAGCATCAATGGTTCCTTAGAAAACGCTAGCCTCCTTTCCATAAAAACTCCattgaagaaaaagaaagaaaaaacagatCCGTTTGATGACCTTGAAATTCGGTCAATAAATTATTTCCCTgattgaaaaaggaaaaaaaacattcACGCAAAAATAAGTCTCACCCTCGACCCCTGGCCGCTGAAACTTATAGATAACATATAGATCGTCCAGTCGAAAAAAAATCTAACACCTAATGTTGGTGAGACAAAAAAAGGAAAGCATTCATCTGTTCCTTTTATGGAGGCATCCTTCAATAAAAACTCCACtgataaaaaagaataaaaacatATCCAATTGATATCCATTGAAAGTACATAAAAAATTCTTTGGCCGATTGAGAAAGGAAGAAAGTCACgcaagaaaggaaaaaaaatcactcCCTCAAAAAAATAGGAAGGTAAAACATCTCTAACTATTCTTCTTTGCTTCAAGTTCCGACCAGATTGCAATCTAACGATGGTAATGATCGATGCAGCATACGATGAGGTGTACCAATGGTGGTCCAACTACGCTGCCCACTAGAAAACCTACAGCGGACGAAAAACATAGCGATTTATCTGTCCGATGTCATCGTGTTCATCGTTCGTTCTGCAATTCCGCAGGCAAGTAAAACATATACTTGAATTTGTTGAATGTTCTACTTGATTTTTAGCATGTTAGGGTTATGAAAAAACGCAAAAAATTATCGTGATACCAAGCGTCCGACAAAGACAAAATTTTCTATATACATGTCTATTTATGAGCACACTTCACTTTATTATGTTGTAGAGTGGACCAGATTCAGCTGCATCCAATGTCACCATTTGCAAGGTAGTGGTGTAGTGATGCATATGTTTTGAATCATCTGAAGCATCGATTAGTATTATGcaatttttttacatatatactacTTTGCCTGATATGCATGCAAGTCATGAATTACATGGATTCACATGATTCATTGGAGGTGTAGATTGCTAATACTTATATGCATGTCTTTTTTGTGCTTATAACAAAGAGAAAATTTAGCTACTAAAATATATTTATATACATATAAATTACTGTATTAACAAAAAAAGAATCTGGATGTATCTTGCGGCACAAGATCTCATGTAAACACATGAGTTTCTATGCACTATACTACAAGATTGTATAGTATGGATAGAAAATTCAAAATTTCAAGGCTCATGCAAATATATTGATTTGCAAAAATTTGTTGGTAGAGACAAGAATTTCTAATCTGAATAATCTATGGTGCTTATAGTATAGACGTTCCACTTTTTAAAATACGTGTATTATTTGCTACAATATCATACAGTATGTTGATAGAAAGTCGTGCATGCATGTGTCCATTATGTGTATAGAAACAAAGTCTATAATTCTACTGTGCTTCTGTGGAAAAAAGAAAAATGCATGTATTTTTTTGGTTGAGTAAGAAAGGAAGGTACATGCTACAATAGGGCAC
Protein-coding regions in this window:
- the LOC123163757 gene encoding benzyl alcohol O-benzoyltransferase-like, which codes for MASSSALAFTVRRKPAVLVPPAAPSPRDLKRLSDIDDQDGLRFQVPISHFFRQHDGEDDDPAPVLRGAIAALEGRKLAIDCTGKGVLFVEADADVRLDQFDAALGPSFPCLDDLLFDVPGSSGILDCPLLLFQVTRLACGGFVMAVRIQHTMADGLGMVQLLGAIAELARGAPAPTVRPVWGRELLQAPLLLNDDVLLPSRFAHREYDNVMDINGAIVPFEFMVHRFFIGWREIYAIRSHLPLALSRDATNFEVIMGCLWRCRTAALAPSADEEMRMICTVNIRGKKNTIIPVGYYGNAFATPVAISTAGDLLANPVSYAVELVMKAKREVDVEYILSVAALMAQRGRPHFAVAHGYLVSDVTKFGFCDLDFGWGKPVYAGPAEGGVVAIPGVASFFIALRNAMGEEGIAVPVCMPGHTMDKFVNEMGKLMRPELTDTFSKM